The DNA region CACGTCGATCGAGAGCCGGTACTTGCCGCTCATAAGCAGCGGCGGAATCTGGACCAGCATCTGCGCCACCAGTCCGAGCGCCGTGCCGATGACGAGCGCGTTGATCCCCATCCTGTGGTTGAAAGCCAGAACGGTGGCGATCGTCACGACGTTCAGCGCGACGCCCGTAAGCGCGGTCGCCCTAAAACGGTGCTGCGCGTTCAACACCGCGGTGAGGACGCCCGCGAGGCTGACGGCAATGATGCTCGGCATGAGCCAGCGCGTCATGCGCACCGCTTCGCTCAGCTGGTGGCCCTTAAAGCCGTGCGCGATAACGGGCACGTACCACGGAGCGAACGCGTACCCGAGCAGCGCGCAAACCACTAATATGAGGAAGAGCGCGTTGATCACGGTGTTGGCCAAGCGCCAGGCTTCGTCGTCGTCCCCGTGCGCCAAGTATTCCGAGAACGTCGGCAGCAGCGCCGTCACCAGTGCGCCGTTGAAGACTCCGAAGAGGATCGTCGGCACGACCGCGGCGGCCAAGAACGTGTCCATCTGCCATTGCGTGCCGTAGTATCGCGCATTGATGATCTCGCGCGTGAATCCCAGCAGCGTTGAGGCAAGCGTGGCGCCGATGATAAAAAGCGTCGAGCCTGCCAGCGCGACGCGATTGGGAGTGGTCGCAGAAACAACGCGCAGACGGGGCTTAATGCGCGCCTTCCTTACGTATGACGGCGGGAATTGTTTTGGCCAAGATCACGAGGTCGGCCCACGGCGACCACGTGTCGATGTAGCGGTTGTCCAACCGCATCCACTCCTCAAACGAAACGTCCGAGCGTCCGTTGATCTGCCACAAACATGTGATCCCTTGCGGAACGCTCAGGCGGCGCCGCGCGGACGCCGAGTAATGCTCCACCTCGGAAGGGAGCGGCGGACGCGGACCGACGAGCGAGATGTTTCCGAGAACCACGTTCCACAGATTGGGAAGTTCGTCGATGCTGCTGCGCCGCAAGAACGCTCCCATTGGATGAAGCCGCGGATCGTTCCGTATCTTAAAAACCGGGCCTTCGACCTCGTTGAGGTGCAAGATGTCGTCGCGCATAGCGTGCGCGCCGTGGACCATCGTCCGCAGTTTGTACATCCGGAAACGCTTGCCGTTTTGTCCCACGCGGTCTTGCGCGTAAAACGGCGAGCCGCGATCGGCGAGCATGACGGCCACCGCTGCCACGGCGATCACCGGCAGTGCGAGCAAAAGAAAGCACGAGCCGACCACAATGTCCGTGGCGCGCTTGGCTGCAAACCACCAGCCCGGCACGATACGCCCTGGTTTTTCCGCCTCGTCGCGCGTTGCAATCGAGCCGCGATCGGCGAGATGAGGTGTCGTTACTTGCATGCCGCCCCTTCAAAAGATGCAGCTACTGTTTTCCCCACAAGATCGAAACCGTCGACAACGCCCAGGCTGGCGCCCGAATTTTGGCTCAGGTGCACGAACGGCACGTACTCGCGCGTGTGATCGCTGCCCGGGGCCGTCGGGTCGCAGCCATGATCCGCAGTAAAGAGCACCTCATCACCGGGCTTCAAACATGACTCCAAACGTGGCAAGAGAGCATCCAGCGCCTCGAGGGCCTCACCATAGCCCCGGACGTTACGCCGGTGTCCGTATTTTGAGTCAAAATCATTAAGGTTGACGAAGATAAATCCTTGATCGACGCTCTCGAGCAGCCCGAAAGCCTTTTCCATCGCGTCGCGATTGTCGGTCACCCGGACCGACGAGGCAATTCCG from Candidatus Rubrimentiphilum sp. includes:
- a CDS encoding sugar transferase produces the protein MQVTTPHLADRGSIATRDEAEKPGRIVPGWWFAAKRATDIVVGSCFLLLALPVIAVAAVAVMLADRGSPFYAQDRVGQNGKRFRMYKLRTMVHGAHAMRDDILHLNEVEGPVFKIRNDPRLHPMGAFLRRSSIDELPNLWNVVLGNISLVGPRPPLPSEVEHYSASARRRLSVPQGITCLWQINGRSDVSFEEWMRLDNRYIDTWSPWADLVILAKTIPAVIRKEGAH